In a genomic window of Acropora muricata isolate sample 2 chromosome 2, ASM3666990v1, whole genome shotgun sequence:
- the LOC136896965 gene encoding uncharacterized protein — MAEDQDKQLPPEAEKNAMPAGMVGFAIPVPVPVFTPQVMPMRMVAPFWPANGMSFMQQYMEVMNAGMAQTVNQSTSRQNESTGKIVPTRDAPQGLRKMTTPPELENVNMNQFMTEFRKGQVGDFPQVSDPFVFPLRGFLPFGTCFPGLNVPVSRLPSKDACRTESPAKDEALAKDPEGNDLVDKSKHESSHNETEQNGPLEVKTDSGAPFIKVQETPSKSSVSNETDTEYSPEMDVAQILVNDMPVPVIGKAKQGANDASPKESNNAGSIPNKNTSNYESVSSVKTDLCSSKGVAGMMIKGILEPKKEASVKDPSSSCEPGVKDSALRQITDIEPIKSEKCVKEMPSPHCLNIQVPIGSAAKSKNPTTKAVAQINNRVPSGVFILVNAPSTSQPQRSGINTATTCQSQRSYLVASSVTQSLTNRLNTTTASQSQGSYLISTTSNQSQGSNSITMTDSQSLGSYLITSKVSHPPESYLVHSSGSQSQGSHSSDAKYSQSHESFLITAKPSQLRGSFLGISTPSQSQGNRLSTVTTSQSQGGCLGTFTPCQSQGRYSKGGIASQLQDKNLCSEQQQAQSNHLHTVTFVKTECKYDDQRDNKTNNGFELMEVAIQSEEDQQGIVSDDENAVPAVDDLLKGDLGSDKSSYKCQVCAQLFRSSLGLQKHLEFHMDDGQHYTCTICFQPFTEAKSLEDHIAQHMRKRPHKCKFCPKAFRDPGSLQKHVRVHTGEKPYKCNRCEQSFAEYSSLRKHLRVHTGEQPYRCQYCDRAFSISGNLQRHVLIHTGERPYKCSFCPKAFNNPSHLRRHVKNLHFKGEATTGVVEDMISALNGEAKRLLPANEVEIETTEQDLEISKGEEENIPFTPRTV, encoded by the coding sequence ATGGCAGAAGACCAGGACAAACAACTTCCTCCTGAGGCAGAAAAGAATGCCATGCCTGCAGGAATGGTTGGATTTGCTATTCCAGTTCCTGTCCCTGTATTTACACCTCAAGTTATGCCAATGAGGATGGTGGCACCGTTCTGGCCAGCAAATGGTATGTCCTTCATGCAACAATATATGGAAGTAATGAATGCAGGAATGGCACAGACAGTGAACCAATCCACTTCAAGACAAAATGAGTCAACTGGAAAAATAGTGCCAACAAGGGATGCTCCTCAAGGTTTACGAAAAATGACCACACCACCAGAGCTGGAAAATGTTAATATGAATCAATTTATGACAGAGTTTAGGAAAGGACAAGTAGGAGATTTTCCACAAGTCTCTGACCCTTTTGTATTTCCGCTAAGGGGATTTCTTCCATTTGGGACGTGTTTTCCAGGCCTAAATGTGCCAGTCTCCAGGTTGCCAAGTAAAGATGCTTGCCGTACTGAGAGCCCAGCAAAAGATGAAGCTCTTGCCAAGGACCCAGAAGGCAATGATTTAGTGGACAAGAGTAAACATGAGTCTTCCCACAATGAAACCGAACAAAACGGACCTTTGGAAGTGAAAACAGACTCTGGAGCTCCTTTCATAAAGGTGCAAGAAACTCCTTCCAAAAGCAGTGTTTCAAATGAAACAGACACTGAATATTCACCAGAAATGGATGTTGCTCAGATTTTAGTCAATGATATGCCTGTCCCTGTGATTGGCAAAGCAAAACAAGGTGCAAATGATGCCTCACCAAAAGAAAGCAACAATGCTGGAAGCATTCCAAACAAAAATACTTCAAATTATGAAAGTGTATCTTCTGTGAAGACTGATTTATGTTCTTCAAAGGGTGTAGCAGGTATGATGATCAAAGGCATACTGGAGCCTAAAAAAGAAGCATCTGTGAAAGATCCTTCTTCATCTTGTGAGCCTGGTGTGAAGGATTCAGCTTTAAGACAGATAACAGACATTGAGCCCATAAAATCAGAAAAATGTGTAAAGGAAATGCCTTCACCACATTGCCTTAATATTCAAGTTCCAATTGGTAGTGCTGCCAAGTCAAAAAATCCGACCACAAAAGCTGttgcacaaataaacaatagagTACCATCAGGTGTCTTTATTTTGGTTAATGCACCGTCGACCAGCCAACCACAGAGAAGTGGCATTAACACTGCAACAACTTGCCAGTCACAGAGAAGCTACTTAGTTGCATCATCAGTCACCCAATCTCTGACAAATCGCTTAAACACTACGACAGCGAGTCAATCACAGGGAAGCTACTTAATAAGTACAACAAGTAACCAATCACAGGGAAGCAACTCAATCACTATGACAGATAGCCAATCACTAGGGAGTTACTTAATCACTTCAAAAGTTAGCCATCCACCGGAAAGCTACTTAGTCCATTCATCAGGCAGTCAATCACAGGGAAGTCACTCAAGTGATGCAAAATATAGCCAATCACATGAAAGCTTCTTAATAACTGCAAAACCTAGCCAATTGAGGGGGAGCTTTTTAGGCATTTCAACACCAAGCCAATCACAGGGAAACCGTTTAAGTACTGTGACAACAAGCCAATCACAGGGAGGCTGTTTAGGTACTTTTACACCTTGTCAGTCTCAGGGAAGATACTCAAAGGGAGGAATAGCCAGTCAACTACAGGACAAAAACTTGTGCTCTGAACAGCAGCAAGCTCAGAGCAACCACTTGCATACTGTGACTTTTGTGAAGACCGAGTGTAAATATGATGATCAGAGGgacaataaaacaaataatggCTTTGAATTAATGGAAGTTGCTATTCAGTCTGAGGAAGATCAACAAGGGATTGTATCTGACGATGAAAATGCAGTGCCTGCAGTAGATGACCTCCTTAAGGGAGATTTGGGAAGTGACAAATCAAGCTACAAATGCCAAGTTTGTGCACAGTTGTTTCGAAGTTCCCTTGGCCTTCAAAAACATCTAGAATTTCACATGGACGATGGACAGCATTATACATGTACAATTTGTTTTCAACCTTTCACTGAAGCTAAGAGTCTTGAAGATCATATTGCACAACACATGAGAAAGAGGCCTCACAAGTGTAAATTTTGCCCCAAAGCTTTTCGAGATCCTGGCTCACTCCAAAAACATGTCCGTGTTCACACTGGTGAAAAACCCTACAAGTGTAACAGATGTGAACAGTCCTTTGCCGAGTACAGTTCTCTACGGAAGCACCTTCGTGTTCACACTGGTGAGCAACCTTATCGGTGCCAATACTGTGACCGTGCTTTCTCAATATCTGGTAATCTTCAAAGACATGTCTTAATACACACAGGCGAAAGACCTTACAAGTGTAGTTTTTGCCCTAAAGCTTTCAACAATCCCAGTCATTTACGAAGACATGTTAAGAATTTGCATTTCAAGGGAGAAGCTACAACTGGTGTTGTGGAAGACATGATTTCAGCTCTTAATGGTGAAGCCAAACGGCTTCTACCAGCTAATGAAGTGGAAATTGAAACAACAGAACAAGACCTGGAGATATCTAAGGGAGAGGAAGAAAATATACCATTTACTCCTAGGACTGTGTAA